AAAGCAGAGGGAAGAAGCAGAAGATGGTAAAGTGTATTCTTTTTTGCTTTACTAAGTTAATTCGCGTTAACCGGTTCTTTAGCCAAATCATGTAGCTCGGGTTCTTAACTAGCTCGCTACCTTGGTTATGTCGATGTATTACAGATATTTTGGTGAACTTGTGGGTTCGTTGAGATATCACACCGGTTTATTCCGTAAGGCTTTAAAACGCTAACCTAATAGCCAGCTGGCGTAGTATCGTTGGCCTTTAACAGTTTTTACTAGCTGTACTCGACACGCTAAGTGTTGGAGCCAGTCAGCTAGCTCCTATATGGATTATCTTGGGAGCAGTTGGCGGTCTAGCTGAGTGGTAAGGATAAATGAGAAAGATAATCGAATCGAATAACAATGCATCTGTTAAGCGCTGTTTTTTATGGAGCAAGACACGCTGGTATTTGGTAGTTGGTTTTCTTCATGCAACTTGGTATAAATTAGCTTAGTTTAGCTAACTAACTGCAAGTTAAGCTTAGCACAAGGAGGTTATTGTAGAAAAAAGTCATATAAATTTCAACTTTTAAAACATCTAGCTGGTTGAGTTGTCCCAATTTATTCATGAACTGACCCACGTTATTGTCAGCTGAGTTTCATGTACTTTGGCTGATAGAGTCAGACGTTAAAATGACGACTGAAGCGTGGAGTGCTGAAACTAGAGAGGAGGTCACGGTTCCGGACGCAAAACAGGATAAACAGAGGCGTCTGACCACAGAGGAGGACACGACCAAACAGATGAgtaacaagaaaaagaagaagagaaaattGGATGAAGAGGGAGAAACCGCCAACAGCAGTAAGTTGTTTGACTTGCTTGTCTTACTTTTTCTCCTCAGGTTCCAgtagaattaataaataaataaatattttttacattttttatttttttcccagatgtaaaaaaatccaaacagcAGGGCATTGGACTGGATGGGAGTAAGAAAGATGAGCATGAGAGTGAGGTGGGAGAAGAGGTGTGTGATGATGGAatggatggagaggaggaggaggaggatatgCCAGAGCTTCCTTCTGGACTGACTGGTGAGTAGGGGAAAACTCAATGCTAATGATTCTTCTCCCTTTTTTAATTGTTCTAAGACGCAAGTAACATTGAGCTTTGTTAATAACGGTGTAGCTTTCACACTGTATATATTCTGTAGTATGTGCATTGTGAGGGATGTGTGCAGTCTGATGTGTATTTATGGGCTTATTCTGaggtcctttttttttctctcaggaGCATTTGAGGATCGGTCGTTCGCATCACTGGCAGAGCTTGTGAGTGAGAATACCCTGAAGGGTGTTAAGGAGATGGGCTTTGAGCACATGACTGAGATTCAGCACAAAACCATACGCCCTCTACTGGAGGGGAGGTGAGGCTAAACCTGTAACTGtcttattatattttgtttctgCTTACTAAGAGAAAAGAATGTTATTGTCCATAGGCTtgataaaaatgtcaattttCCTACCGCGTTATTTGTATCTTTACAGAGATGTCCTTGCAGCCGCTAAAACGGGCAGTGGGAAAACTCTGGCATTTCTCATTCCTGCCATAGAGCTCATCTACAAACTCAAATTCATGCCCAGAAACGGTGAGTCGACACACTGTGATTAAAGCCAGTGGTTAGCTGCAGTATACACAAGCACCGTCAGGAGTAAAGATTTTTATGACTTGTTGATTCTTTTATTGATTTGTAAAAACAAAGGGCTAACTGCGCATGTGCTTTGAGCGTTTCACTCCCATCGATGCTGCTGTCCCTGGTGTAGTGGAATAGACTGATGCCTAGCCCAGTTGCTGTCGTCCCTTACCTTCCTATTCCCTCCTGGCAGGCACTGGTGTGGTGGTCCTGTCCCCAACACGTGAGCTGGCCATGCAGACGTATGGCGTGCTGAAGGAGCTGATGACGCACCACGTGCACACCTACGGCCTCATCATGGGTGGCAGCAACCGCTCAGCCGAGGCTCAGAAGCTTGGTAACGGGGTGAACGTTGTGGTGGCCACGCCCGGCAGACTGCTCGATCACCTGCAGGTTTGTGCGCGTGACACCTGATgccagtgtgatggagaccatgaATGCTGAATGCATATCACTCTCATAACAAACATTCATTAGTTGGAAGAGGGTCAGGTTTCAAGATTCATGCACACCTTTGATATTCACTTTCCTCCTCGTCACTCTTGCTGTATATGCATAACGCTCCTTGTATGATTGTCCTCTTTCTAGAACACACCTGGCTTTATGTACAAGAATTTGCAGTGCCTGATTATTGATGAAGCAGACAGGATTCTGGAGGTTGGATTTGAGGAAGAGCTTAAACAGATCATCAAACTTCTTCCAAGTAAGAGCCTTGCACCTCACAGCAGTATAGTTTATCAACTAAGTGAATGTTGGCTCCAAAACGACTATCTATTGTCTTTGAGCATAGTAAAGTTTTGTTACACTCAGCTGCTTGCTTTGTATGGAATGGTGTTCTAATTCAGTGAAGGCTTTCAGCTAATCAGAAATCTCTCCTAATGCAGAGAAGAGGCAGACCATGTTGTTTTCAGCTACGCAGACTAGAAAGGTGGAGGATCTGGCTCGCATCTCTCTGAAGAAGGAGCCGCTGTACGTCGGAGTGGATGATAACAAAGAAGTGGCCACGGTGGACGGGCTGGAGCAGGTAGACCACGTTTATGGCCCTCTTGGGAGAAGTGCAGCTTGGGGAGGACTGAGTGGCCTTGTGTGTTGCCGTGCGTGTGTTCCTGAATTCCCGTGTGTGAACTCAGGGTTACGTGGTCTGCCCTTCGGAGAAgcgcttcctgctgctcttcacGTTCCTGAAGAAGAACCGCAAGAAGAAGGTGATGGTGTTCTTCTCCTCCTGCATGTCGGTGAAGTTTCACTACGAGCTGCTCAACTACATCGACCTGCCCGTCATGGCCATTCATGTGAGTTGGCATAAAGATCTCAAATACTTACATTGAGGAGCCTGGATGTAACACTGCAAAAGCTCACACATACCTTCAGCCCTCACAGGCTTGGCATAAGCAAGCAATCCTGTCTATAGCCTGTGTTAGTTGTGTAGGGATGCATTTTCTCTCTTCAGAGATTTGgatttacaccccccccccactttttaAAGGTGTTCTATACTTTTCATGTGAAGGAAAAATGGGAATTAAATTAGTTCACCAGATGTTACACACTTACTGTGCTACATCCTGACAGCCTGCCAAACAAGACTGATATCCAGGCTaataagaaatgcaaaaaaggttctttgttaaaatgtgtatacaaactatattttatatgtacttTGTAGATAATATCATAGTTATCTCTGGATAGTTTTCTGGGTGTGGTTTTGTGCATTCTAAAATGTCGGACCATAAATAAGTCCTCTTGAGTAGACACATGATGGTTAATGTACTATAGACAAACATCTTTTGTCTTGTGGCTTTTTAGGGCAAGCAGAAGCAGACGAAGCGAACCACAACGTTTTTCCAGTTCTGTAACGCAGACTCTGGCATCCTGCTCTGCACGGATGTGGCTGCCAGAGGCCTGGACATCCCTGAGGTGGACTGGATTGTCCAGTATGACCCACCTGATGACCCAAAGGTATGACTGGCAGCATTTAGCTTCGGCATAGGCCGCTCCGTTACAGGACCATGGAAATGTGTGCTGCAATTTCAAGTAACGGCATCTTTGTTCCAAATGAGGTCATCTGCCTGTAACTTTTTCCTTTGAATCTCAGGAGTACATCCACCGGGTGGGCCGAACCGCTCGTGGTATCAATGGCAGGGGCCATGCACTGCTCATCCTCAGACCGGAGGAGCTGGGTTTCTTGCGCTTCCTCAAACAGGCCAAGGTACTGCTTTAAACTTTAGAACCAATGTACTGTCCAGTTACTATCAGTGAAGATTAGAAGCAAACCTGTCACTTTCATCAGCAGTTATGAAGAGATGCCTTTTGGAGACTGTTGCTACCTCTCAATATTTACTTGGTACATCATTTTCTTTAAGGTCCCACTGAGCGAGTTTGAATTCTCCTGGAGTAAGATCTCAGATATTCAGTCACAGGTAGGACTATCTAACtagtgttttaaaatgctgagATAAGTTGACCCCATCATTTGAAGATCATGAGTTTGATCCCCAATGATGCCACATGTCAGCTCATGCTTCAGAAGAGGGAGGATAGTGCTATCCTGAGTCTTTGATGCCACCCATTGCTGCAGTTTGAAAAGATGTGATTAGCTGCATGTGCCACAGAGGAAGCACGACAGCCCTCCCTGACTCACAGTACTGTGACAAGGAAGATTACctatgtctaaaaaaaaaaaaacctactggATTGCTGGCCTTATGTTTTAGAAGAATATATATGCACATGGATAACCTCTCAAATCTCATGTTGACTTGCTAGTTGGAAAAGCTGATTGAGAAGAATTACTACCTGCACAAGTCAGCTCAGGAGGCCTACAAGTCATATGTGAGGGCATATGATTCGCACTCCCTCAAGCAGATCTACAACGTACAGACGCTGAACCTCCCCCAGGTGGCGCTGTCCTTTGGCTTCAAAGTACCACCCTACGTTGACCTCAGTATCCTTTCAACATGTTGCTTTGTCTGTGTGCTGCAACACTGTTACAGCCTGTCCCAACACCATTCTTGCCCGACTTGGCACTAAAATCTGACCATAGTGTTGTAGAATGTCATATTCTACAAAAGTCACTGCCTCTCACTCACCTTAGACATTAGGACACCCATGGCTTCTACCGACATGAAATGTGGCGTGTTGATATGAAAAAGGTTTGAGTGCTTAGTGGAGCAGCTTAGGATTCTGACAGTTCTCCAAATTATcgatttaaataatttgtttctgatattttaaaataaatttgcttCTGGATGGGCTGGTGCTCCTTAACACGCTTCCTCCAAGATGTAAACAGCAGTAAAGGTGCCAAGCTGCAGAAGAGAGGAGGCGGCGGCGGCTTTGGCTACCAGAAATCCAAGAACGTGCACAAGGCCAAGATCTTCAAGCATGTCAACAAGGGCAGGGGGGAGCGCCGCCAGTTCTCCCGCTGAGCTGAAATACTTTTACCCATAATGCTTCAGGATACAAGGAAAGAGCCTGCTGGAACACCATGCAGAGGCTTTGATAACGCATGGTTGTTATTTTGGAGACGAGAAGAGAAGTTATTTTGGAGACAAGAACTTTTAGCTGTTTCCATTCCATGTCATTATATAGAGATATCCCTAATGACGTGTCTTATATAGAGTCCAGTTAAATGTAATTATCTTTTCTGATTTGTCCTCTTTGTACTGCTGGAGTGATTgctctattaaaaaaaatcaaaccctGGCATGAATTGTTTGTAGTCATCTTTACACGGGAAGAAGATGCCATTCCAAGAACCAAGGTTGGCCCTCAGTTGTTAAGTCTCGTCAATTTCAAATGTGTTCAGAGGACTTGGAGTGAGCATACTGGTGCTTTCTACAGCGATGTCTGATATAACATCGGAACCTCAGAATCTAATGGCATCTGCTTAGCATAAATCTTATATGGCATAAAATATGCCTGTTAGAAGTCAGTATTATACTTCAGtaacattttattcaacatgCTGTTatcaaatgcatatttaagTTAGAGGATGTCATAAAATGACCACAGATTAAAGCATGGTTTTGAAAGACAAAAATTGttataaaaccaaacatttggCAAGCACCCTTTAAACTGAACGCTGAATAAGTTTTTCAGGCTTAGTGACACGTGATGTAGATGTGCTTCAGTGTGCATGGATATTTTATCTGGCAAAAAAAATGCTGGTTCCTCTGTCCTCACACTCATTCTCAGGAGGAACCGAGGTGAAAGGAAATGAGAAGAACCCACCATGACAGCCATTTAAGCTACAGGCTGGTTCTGAAAGTAGTTTGTAGTTGTCTGTCAAATAGCCAAGGAATGATAATGCAGACAgcttatttaatttcataagTTAGCCAAAGGCAGGATACAAAGAGTTAAATCACGTAAAACAGGACACAAATGTAATGTGCACTGAATTAAATGTTAGGCGCCGCAAGACGTCATACAGGTCTACTGGGTCACCTGTGAGATATCTCAAACCCAATAATACCCATaattacatctttttttccttttgactGATCTTGACAATTAATGCAGTGA
This region of Electrophorus electricus isolate fEleEle1 chromosome 2, fEleEle1.pri, whole genome shotgun sequence genomic DNA includes:
- the ddx18 gene encoding ATP-dependent RNA helicase DDX18; the protein is MADLQMKILRKKIQKRNEKTKERKLRKKQREEAEDESDVKMTTEAWSAETREEVTVPDAKQDKQRRLTTEEDTTKQMSNKKKKKRKLDEEGETANSNVKKSKQQGIGLDGSKKDEHESEVGEEVCDDGMDGEEEEEDMPELPSGLTGAFEDRSFASLAELVSENTLKGVKEMGFEHMTEIQHKTIRPLLEGRDVLAAAKTGSGKTLAFLIPAIELIYKLKFMPRNGTGVVVLSPTRELAMQTYGVLKELMTHHVHTYGLIMGGSNRSAEAQKLGNGVNVVVATPGRLLDHLQNTPGFMYKNLQCLIIDEADRILEVGFEEELKQIIKLLPKKRQTMLFSATQTRKVEDLARISLKKEPLYVGVDDNKEVATVDGLEQGYVVCPSEKRFLLLFTFLKKNRKKKVMVFFSSCMSVKFHYELLNYIDLPVMAIHGKQKQTKRTTTFFQFCNADSGILLCTDVAARGLDIPEVDWIVQYDPPDDPKEYIHRVGRTARGINGRGHALLILRPEELGFLRFLKQAKVPLSEFEFSWSKISDIQSQLEKLIEKNYYLHKSAQEAYKSYVRAYDSHSLKQIYNVQTLNLPQVALSFGFKVPPYVDLNVNSSKGAKLQKRGGGGGFGYQKSKNVHKAKIFKHVNKGRGERRQFSR